One Malus domestica chromosome 11, GDT2T_hap1 genomic region harbors:
- the LOC103448344 gene encoding uncharacterized protein, with protein sequence MVTEQEISQALQALIHDSTSNPNTTTPTFTTLNDVVQQLQSRLGVDLSHKTDFIRAQIHYLFRSHPPTPQPQPQPQPQPQPQQIPHPQHPKDHFSLHQPPNYHHPAPSAFQTFSSQPPPPLLKPEPASAAPPPVSGSNTPKESPKPKSKRKGGPGGLNKLCGVSPELQAIVGHPTLPRTEIVKQLWAYIRKNNLQDPGNKRRIICNDELRVVFETDCTDMFKMNKLLAKHIIPLEPSKPAVPKKPKVPKNAVESATKSTEPSPSLIISEALANFFGVGVREMIQSEVLMRIWEYINVHHLEDPQNQMAIHCDAKLQEIFGCETINALEIPDILERHHIFRR encoded by the exons ATGGTGACAGAACAAGAGATATCGCAAGCGTTACAAGCCCTAATCCACGACTCCACTTCCAACCCTAACACCACCACCCCGACCTTCACCACCCTGAACGACGTCGTCCAGCAGCTCCAGTCCCGCCTCGGCGTCGACCTCTCCCACAAGACCGACTTCATTCGGGCTCAGATCCACTACCTCTTCCGATCCCACCCACCCACTCCCCAACCTCAACCCCAACCCCAACCCCAACCCCAACCTCAACAAATTCCTCACCCTCAGCACCCTAAAGACCATTTTTCCCTTCACCAACCCCCTAATTACCATCACCCTGCCCCCTCCGCTTTCCAGACCTTCTCCTCCCAGCCCCCGCCTCCACTCCTGAAGCCCGAGCCCGCCTCCGCCGCTCCTCCGCCCGTTTCCGGCTCTAACACGCCCAAGGAGAG CCCTAAGCCTAAATCTAAGAGAAAAGGTGGCCCCGGAGGTTTAAATAAACTTTGTGGTGTTTCGCCTGAGCTTCAGGCCATTGTTGGCCACCCAACTCTCCCAAGGACTGAG ATTGTTAAACAACTGTGGGCTTACATAAGGAAGAACAATCTCCAAGATCCCGGTAACAAGAGGAGAATTATTTGCAATGATGAGCTGCGAGTGGTTTTTGAGACAGACTGTACTGACATGTTTAAGATGAACAAGTTGCTTGCTAAACATATTATTCCACTCGAACCATCAA AACCAGCAGTTCCCAAGAAGCCCAAGGTGCCTAAGAATGCTGTGGAGTCTGCAACGAAAAGTACAGAACCGAGTCCTTCCCTGATAATATCTGAAGCACTTGCAAATTTTTTTGGTGTTGGAGTAAGGGAGATGATCCAATCAGAGGTTTTAATGCGTATCTGGGAGTACATAAATGTCCACCATCTGGAG GATcctcaaaatcaaatggctataCATTGTGATGCAAAGCTTCAAGAGATCTTTGGTTGCGAAACCATCAATGCATTGGAAATACCAGATATTTTGGAACGTCATCACATATTCAGGAGATGA
- the LOC103430076 gene encoding fimbrin-1 has translation MSSYVGVHITDQSLQSQFTQVELRSLESKFNSVKNQNGKVMAGDLPPLMVKLKAFREMYSEEEIRGILSALDSDFSDEIDFESFLKAYLSLQGQTTAKSGGSKNSSSFLKATTTTLLHTISESEKASYVAHINSYLGDDPFLKQFLPLDPVTNDLFHIAKDGVLLCKLINVAVPGTIDERAINTKRVLNPWERNENHTLCLNSAKAIGCTVVNIGTQDLVEGRPHLVLGLISQIIKIQLLADLNLKKTPQLVELVDDSRDVEELLSLPPEKVLLKWMNFHLQKAGYKKPVSNFSSDVKDGEAYAYLLNVLAPEYCNPATLDAKPNERAKLVLDHAERMNCKRYLTPKDILEGSSNLNLAFVAQIFHERNGLSTDSKKISFAEMMTDDVQTSREERCFRLWINSLGIISYVNNVFEDVRNGWILLEVLDKVSPGSVNWKQASRPPIKMPFRKVENCNQVVRIGKQLKFSLVNIAGNDIVQGNKKLILAFLWQLMRFNMLQLLRSLRSHSQGKEMTDADILKWANIIVRSTGRTSQMESFKDKSLSNGIFFLELLSAVEPRVVNWNLVTKGESADEKKLNATYIVSVARKLGCSIFLLPEDIMEVNQKMLLTLTASIMFWSLQQPVDDTERLLSPVDTSPATSISEEDESSSSLGGEISNFSIDDTASDTTVSSQVENDSSNAPLGGGIGVEGEGGCIAVK, from the exons ATGTCAAGTTATGTGGGTGTTCACATTACGGATCAATCGCTTCAAAGTCAGTTCACGCAGGTTGAGCTTCGTAGTCTGGAATCCAAA TTTAATTCAGTGAAGAATCAGAATGGTAAAGTTATGGCTGGAGATTTGCCACCTCTAATGGTTAAATTAAAGGCATTTAGGGAAATGTATTCTGAGGAGGAGATCAGAGGTATCTTAAGTGCGTTGGATTCTGACTTCAGTGACGAGATTGATTTTGAATCCTTCCTTAAG GCATACTTAAGTTTGCAAGGGCAAACAACAGCAAAATCGGGTGGTTCAAAGAACTCTTCATCATTCTTGAAGGCCACCACAACCACCCTCCTTCATACAATCAGTGAATCAGAGAAAGCATCTTACGTGGCTCACATAAACAGCTATCTCGGGGATGACCCGTTTCTAAAGCAGTTTCTCCCATTAGACCCAGTTACAAATGACCTATTCCATATTGCAAAAGATGGAGTTCTCCTCTG CAAGCTTATAAATGTTGCTGTGCCTGGGACAATAGATGAACGAGCAATTAACACCAAAAGGGTTCTCAACCCATGGGAGAGGAATGAGAACCATACTCTTTGCCTCAACTCTGCCAAGGCCATTGGCTGCACAGTGGTTAACATTGGCACGCAGGACCTGGTTGAAGGAAGA CCTCATCTGGTATTGGGGTTGATTTCGCAAATTATTAAG ATCCAACTGTTGGCAGATCTCAACCTGAAGAAGACGCCTCAGCTTGTAGAATTGGTGGATGACAGCAGG GATGTTGAAGAGCTTTTGAGTTTACCCCCTGAGAAGGTCTTGTTGAAATGGATGAATTTCCACCTCCAGAAAGCAGGCTACAAGAAACCTGTATCAAACTTTTCTTCTGACGTGAAG GATGGAGAAGCTTATGCTTACCTACTTAATGTTCTTGCTCCAGAATACTGCAATCCCGCCACATTGGATGCCAAACCCAATGAAAGGGCAAAGTTGGTTCTTGATCATGCTGAGAGAATGAACTGCAAAAGATATTTAACTCCGAAAGACATTCTTGAGGGTTCTTCAAACTTAAATCTGGCATTTGTGGCCCAGATATTCCATGAAAG GAACGGCCTCTCCACAGACAGCAAGAAGATTTCTTTTGCAGAGATGATGACAGATGATGTGCAAACATCTAGAGAAGAGAGATGCTTCCGGCTGTGGATCAACAGTCTAGGCATTATTAGTTATGTTAATAATGTTTTTGAAGACGTGAGAAATGG ATGGATACTATTAGAAGTACTCGATAAGGTTTCTCCAGGATCAGTGAACTGGAAGCAAGCATCAAGGCCTCCGATTAAAATGCCATTTAGAAAAGTAGAGAATTGCAATCAAGTTGTAAGGATCGGAAAGCAACTGAAATTCTCGCTAGTGAACATAGCTGGAAATGATATTGTGCAGGGAAACAAGAAACTCATACTTG CGTTCCTATGGCAGTTGATGAGGTTTAATATGCTTCAACTTTTGAGAAGTCTAAGATCTCACTCCCAAGGAAAGGAGATGACGGATGCTGATATTTTAAAGTGGGCTAACATCATAGTCAGAAGCACAGGCAGAACTTCTCAAATGGAGAGTTTTAAG GATAAGAGCCTGTCAAATGGGATTTTCTTCCTTGAGCTTCTCAGTGCGGTAGAGCCTAGAGTTGTCAATTGGAACCTTGTTACTAAGGGTGAAAGTG CTGATGAAAAGAAGTTGAATGCTACCTACATAGTCAGCGTTGCCCGGAAGCTTGGCTGTTCCATATTCTTGTTGCCTGAGGACATAATGGAG GTGAATCAGAAGATGCTTTTGACCCTAACAGCCAGCATTATGTTTTGGAGTCTGCAACAGCCAGTTGATGACACAGAAAGATTGCTGTCCCCTGTGGACACTTCACCGGCGACATCCATCAGCGAAGAGGATGAAAGCTCCTCTTCCCTTGGTGGTGAGATTTCAAACTTCAGCATTGACGACACTGCCTCGGACACTACAGTCTCTTCGCAGGTTGAGAATGACAGCAGCAACGCTCCTCTGGGAGGCGGGATCGGGGTGGAAGGGGAAGGAGGGTGCATAGCTGTAAAGTAG